The following proteins are co-located in the Pan troglodytes isolate AG18354 chromosome 5, NHGRI_mPanTro3-v2.0_pri, whole genome shotgun sequence genome:
- the LOC112209426 gene encoding small integral membrane protein 26-like produces the protein MSLAVNSSRRIEALAGIPMYQNQFTAWYWQMSVVSTGTLVGSMFYFGQKKEKPTGDEVEQKDASTSEVPSELSECPKGFYVQTMVTYKEDFVPITEKILTYWKSWTGGPGAES, from the coding sequence ATGTCTCTTGCAGTAAACAGCTCCAGGAGGATAGAAGCCCTCGCTGGCATCCCCATGTATCAAAACCAGTTCACGGCCTGGTACTGGCAGATGTCCGTGGTCAGCACCGGGACCTTGGTGGGCTCAATGTTTTACTTTGGCCAGAAAAAGGAGAAGCCAACAGGTGATGAAGTAGAACAAAAGGATGCCTCAACAAGTGAAGTACCCAGTGAACTATCTGAATGCCCAAAAGGGTTTTATGTGCAAACGATGGTCACATATAAAGAAGATTTTGTCCCAATTACTGAAAAGATCCTCACCTATTGGAAATCATGGACTGGTGGCCCTGGTGCAGAATCGTGA